One Desulfocurvibacter africanus subsp. africanus DSM 2603 genomic region harbors:
- the dxr gene encoding 1-deoxy-D-xylulose-5-phosphate reductoisomerase has protein sequence MQQYSNLSHSPQTVRLGQASREYISRLPATAAPFPRRLAILGSTGSIGVSALKICAAHPDKFQVLALAGGRNAKLLAEQAAAFRPAWLGVLDDDTAAELIDLLPSGYAPTVLVGESAYTSIAALDWADVVLSCIVGAAGLAPTLAAVRAGKIVALANKESLVLAGGIIRQACRESGAVILPVDSEHNALFQAVHADGLKPVRSLILTASGGPFRGWDKERLRSVTRAQALNHPNWSMGAKITIDSSTLMNKGLEFIEACHLFGMAPQDVRVIVHPQSIVHSLAEFVDGSLLAHMGPPDMRVAIAYCLGFPERLGTGLAPLDLIALGQLTFEAPDTQAFPCLRLAQEAFAAGPSHPVVLNAANEVAVDLFLRGRISYLDIPACIEAELSAHTSVTVDDLESILALDHEVRARTLAHWGERTEQG, from the coding sequence ATGCAACAGTACAGCAATCTTTCTCATTCCCCACAAACCGTCAGGCTTGGCCAAGCCAGTCGGGAGTATATCTCCCGTCTGCCCGCCACTGCGGCGCCATTCCCCCGTCGCTTGGCCATTCTTGGCAGTACGGGCTCGATTGGCGTAAGCGCCTTGAAAATCTGCGCCGCCCACCCCGACAAGTTTCAGGTGCTGGCTCTGGCCGGAGGCCGCAACGCCAAGCTCCTGGCCGAGCAAGCCGCAGCTTTCAGGCCGGCTTGGCTTGGGGTTCTCGACGACGACACCGCGGCCGAACTCATTGATCTGCTGCCCAGCGGCTACGCTCCGACAGTATTGGTAGGAGAATCCGCCTACACGTCGATCGCGGCACTGGATTGGGCCGATGTGGTGCTCTCCTGCATCGTGGGCGCGGCCGGCTTGGCGCCGACCTTGGCAGCCGTGCGCGCCGGCAAGATCGTGGCCCTGGCCAACAAGGAGTCCCTGGTGCTTGCCGGCGGGATCATCCGCCAAGCCTGCCGCGAGAGCGGAGCCGTGATCCTGCCCGTGGACTCCGAGCACAACGCCCTGTTCCAGGCTGTGCACGCCGACGGCCTGAAGCCCGTGCGTTCGCTCATCCTGACCGCATCGGGAGGCCCGTTCCGCGGCTGGGACAAGGAGCGGCTGCGCAGCGTGACACGGGCGCAAGCCCTGAACCATCCCAACTGGAGCATGGGCGCCAAGATTACCATCGACTCGTCCACGCTCATGAACAAGGGCCTGGAGTTCATAGAAGCCTGCCACCTGTTCGGCATGGCCCCGCAGGACGTGCGCGTGATCGTGCACCCGCAGTCCATCGTACACTCCCTCGCCGAGTTCGTGGATGGATCTCTGCTTGCCCACATGGGCCCGCCGGACATGCGCGTGGCCATAGCCTATTGCCTGGGCTTCCCCGAGCGTCTGGGCACCGGCCTTGCGCCCCTGGATCTCATCGCCTTGGGGCAGCTCACTTTCGAAGCCCCGGACACCCAGGCCTTCCCATGCCTGCGCTTGGCCCAGGAAGCCTTTGCCGCCGGCCCGAGCCATCCCGTGGTGCTCAACGCCGCCAACGAAGTGGCCGTGGATCTTTTTCTGCGCGGGCGTATCAGCTATCTGGACATTCCGGCCTGCATCGAGGCCGAATTGTCGGCCCATACCTCCGTGACCGTGGACGATTTGGAATCCATCCTGGCCCTGGATCATGAGGTGCGCGCGCGCACCCTGGCTCACTGGGGCGAGAGAACCGAGCAAGGATAG
- a CDS encoding phosphatidate cytidylyltransferase codes for MALSSHTKRLITAFALLPALLWTIFAGGNWIFGGLLLVCYLGLWEFYSLFWSREGLGKKLLGLALCTALLVAARRQDPQLIIALLLAAFWLGGLLFLFSYSRAPGKANYLNATVLVGGLLYLPLSLHFFLFFQPAEIFLVLVAAFLSDTGAYYAGTYFGRRKLWPSISPKKTWEGGLGGLLTCMLSVLTLGLIWGNAPWWSWLVLAALLNLAAQFGDFFESALKRWLSVKDSGTLLPGHGGLLDRIDSLLLVVPIYAACRALMPFFS; via the coding sequence ATGGCCCTCAGCTCTCACACTAAACGCCTGATCACCGCGTTCGCCCTGCTCCCCGCGCTGCTGTGGACCATCTTCGCCGGGGGCAACTGGATATTCGGCGGACTTTTGCTTGTCTGTTACCTTGGGCTGTGGGAATTCTACAGCCTTTTCTGGTCCCGCGAAGGACTGGGCAAGAAGCTCCTGGGCCTCGCCCTGTGCACGGCACTGCTAGTGGCCGCCAGGCGTCAGGACCCGCAGTTGATCATTGCCCTGCTGCTGGCAGCCTTCTGGCTTGGAGGGCTCCTGTTTTTGTTCAGTTACAGCCGCGCGCCCGGCAAGGCCAATTACCTGAATGCCACGGTGCTCGTGGGGGGATTGCTCTACCTTCCGCTGTCCTTGCACTTTTTCCTTTTTTTCCAGCCGGCGGAAATCTTCCTTGTGCTCGTGGCGGCCTTCCTCTCGGATACCGGCGCATACTATGCGGGAACCTATTTTGGTCGGCGCAAGCTTTGGCCAAGCATCAGTCCCAAGAAAACTTGGGAAGGCGGTCTCGGCGGCTTGCTGACCTGCATGCTCTCGGTACTGACCTTGGGCCTGATCTGGGGCAATGCGCCTTGGTGGAGTTGGCTTGTCCTGGCCGCACTCCTCAATCTCGCGGCCCAGTTTGGCGACTTCTTCGAATCCGCGCTCAAACGCTGGCTCTCGGTCAAGGATTCAGGTACTCTGCTTCCCGGCCATGGCGGCCTGCTCGACCGCATTGATTCGCTGCTGCTGGTTGTCCCGATCTATGCCGCCTGCCGCGCCCTGATGCCATTCTTCTCCTGA
- a CDS encoding rubredoxin, with amino-acid sequence MSQPEDMWRCQTVNCGYVYDPDRGDRKGKIPKGTRFEDLPEDWRCPICGASKKCFKPLAGPGSTAGCETPTV; translated from the coding sequence ATGTCCCAGCCAGAAGATATGTGGCGCTGTCAGACCGTCAATTGCGGCTATGTCTACGATCCGGATCGGGGCGACCGCAAAGGCAAGATTCCCAAGGGCACACGTTTCGAGGATCTGCCCGAGGATTGGCGCTGCCCGATATGCGGAGCGAGCAAGAAATGTTTCAAGCCTCTGGCCGGACCTGGCTCCACTGCGGGTTGTGAAACGCCCACGGTTTAG